The Hirundo rustica isolate bHirRus1 chromosome Z, bHirRus1.pri.v3, whole genome shotgun sequence genome contains the following window.
tcctggATGAAGGAGGGCATGTCTACTTTAATAAAAGCAGTAGATGTTGAACATAAACATTTGTAGATAtatgaataatattaaatatgCCAGAACTGCAAACCAGAATGTTATGCTTACTTCAGTTGTCTAAGAAACAACTAAGAACTATTTATTCAGAGACCTCTTgctctgagagaaaaaaaatacatataaaggAAGAACATTCTGCTGCAAATCTTCACAGGAATACAAATAATCTTGTTTACTCCAAAACCGATACGCTGATCAGATACAAATGTAAGACACACCTCTCTCTGGTTTTACAGACCCATGGTTTTTTGTCACACAAAAGAACTGCAGACAATACAggataatgtatttaaaatatttatttgaaattgtGAAATGTATTTCATAACTCCTGCCAGTGCCAGATGAAAAAGTAGGCATAAGCTTAAGTCCAGGTCTTCAAAATCGTGACTTTTCAAGGTGTATTTCAGTACAAAATTGTCATACAGTGCTGGAAGCTGCAAAACTGTGCAGCACTGGAAGTGCTGAGAATTCTTGGACTGAAAGccagtgttgatctgctggaggcaAGAATTCCAAGTTCTTCCTGAGCAAAATCTGATTTCTCACTTTAGTGCACCTTGaacaatgatttttaaaatatattagcaAGCTTGTCTGATGAGACAATAAAAAGCTCCAGGATTTTTTGCAATCAGTCTcagttgtgtttcagtttttattATCTTGTACTCAATGGAAATAGCACTTTTGTATCCATCTCTAGTGTCAGGTAGTTTTATTCTATGTTCTGATTTTCTACATAAGGTTTCAGATGTCCCACAAAGACACAACAGAACCAATGCTTGTTGGAATTCATTGGAGAACTGTTCTTGTAGagcacaaattttaaaaaaaggtatatATTACATCAGTGTCATATGTCAATAATCTGGGGTTTGTTTGAGAAATTCACTGTTTTAACTCCTGCCAGCTGCAAAACTGTATTGATAGGAACATGATCCAGCCTGTTTTTATCAAGGTGCAAAAAATGAACTTCATTGCCTGGAATGAGAATAACACGTAAATTGaataacatttttgtttattcaAAGATGTAAGTGAATTGAAGCAGCATTCTGACTACCTACCAGTTATCATACAAATGCGTACTAGTTCTGTAGACTGCACGGTatactgtattttaaacaattacaaaaagtttttaaattatgttaaaGAAACAAGGAATATTGAAGCACTACCCCTTCATGCTCTAGCCCTCTACTAAAACCACGTTAAATGCCTCAAATCAAATGTGAAAGCAGAATGTAGGTAAATACCACAATGTCAATAAAACCCTCCAAACTTTGAGGCAGTTTTTCCATCAGCACTCTAATTAGTTTCTGCAGGACTGTGAGAAGCTCTATGCCACCTCTATGGGAGACGGGACTACACAATGACACTTTGCAGATTTCTTCACGTGACAGAAATCACACAGTTCAACACAAGACCGTTTCCTTGGGACCCACAGGGACAGAAGGTGAAATGGTAGCAAACAGCTGAAGGAGACAGTTGTAtttcacacacaaaacaaagcagctcaCCTGGGCCTATAATCAAAGCTCCTCCCTGCTGAACAGGGTCTCCTTGAAAATCAAAAGCTGGGCCAGTCATTGCTCTCCATATACTCCTAATGCTTCCCAGAAATGTGTTTGATTTCACATGAGGGCTCCGAactaaacaaaaccacaaaacatttGCTATCTAGAAATATGGAAGTATATAAGAAAAACAACAATGATCAGGTGTTATGAATAGTTTTGAGATTACTGATTACTAGTGTTTTCACAAAATATAGCCTACGAGAGACAGTCTGGTGGGGAACTCACTTTCTCTTTACAGTGCAATCATACTATTTTATCAGAACAAGTTTTTTACATTTGTGAAAGTCTAAATAAGGTGAGAAAGTTATTCTTACCTGATGCTTTATTACCTTCACCTCTTTTCATGCcaagtattttataaatttcCCTTTGTGGATCTACATACATTTCATGTGTATATCCAGTTAAACTGCAAAAGGGCTGCAAAATATAGGCatacacacagacagacacagaaaaggaaagtaaTATTTCTAAGGTTAAGGCAGCAACTAGTTAGGGTCTACTAACAACAGCAAATACTGACACCTGCCAGCTCCACACTACCCCTCTtatttaaaaagtgtatttGTTAGTTATGTCAAGGTGGAAAATTTTTTAGCCTCAAAGCTTCTATTAAAACAAAGCttccagtgaaataaaaaaagatgtttCCTTAGCAACCCCTGGTGGTTTTTAAACTGCAAGTTTAATTATTTGCTTTAGTCATGTATTACTATTAGAATTGCCCAATGAATAGTATCCTTTTTTATTGCTATTGCAAAAGACCACCTTTTCATGCAAACCAAATCCCTCAATACAGACCATTAAGAAATAATAGAAGATACATTGTAATTAATGACTACTTTATTTACCTTGATGTGATGGTATGATGACTGTCCAATAACTATAAGCCTCACATTTGATTCCTAGAACAGAACATGGGTATTGAAGCTGTAAAGAGGAACTGGGTATTCCTACATGACTTCAAAGCATTAACAGAATTTGGTGTCCCAAGTTAGTGATCTGTGCACTGACTTAAAATTACTTGAAGTTAATGCAGCTTACATGTTTGGAGACTGCGCTTTTGTATATCACCTGTATTTAGCAGCTACATTAATTTATTaagagaaaaattgtttttaaagataaactTTTAAATTACAGTTGTGTAAACTTTGAGTTTCCTGTAGCATTGGTACGATTGTCTTTTCAATTGATTGTAACATGCTCTGATTTTGGAAACTCAAAATTTCCACTCAGTTGCACTGATGTCTAAAGAAGCTGCACACAAATTATGGAGCCCAAACATGGTTTATTTATATGGACCTATTAATAGATATAACTTGCATTCACACGCACTGCCATCTTTTGCAGGTGCAGCCTTAGGCCGGAGTCTAAAACACAGCCCAAAACTGAAGTTCATTTAGATATCAATAAAACCAGGTAATAAATATAAGGTTGTTTTATTATATGTTTGCTTTTCCCATATAGAATAATTTCccatataaaataattttgcttgttATGAAAAGAAGCCCTCCTAGAACTGGAATACTTGCACTAGGAGAAGTGTGGACATTTTTGACTCTCTTTATACATTTATTTGAGGagccaaattaagaaaatgtCCTTTTGAGTAACACTGATCAAACAGTTTAGAAATATCTATCCTGAGAAGGGAAGCTGACaaagaaatttctcctttttgtccTCAGATTCCTAGTCCATCTCAGATGGACTTAGATGGAGTTTCTGTTGGCAATGACCTGAGTCTCTGTCATTGGCTGTGCTGTTGGGAATAAAGTAGAACAGAATTTCAATCAGCAGTCTAGAAGGCACAGTTTAACCTTCCACATTTAGCAGGGGATCATTGTCTTCTCCGGTGTCTCCTACCACCCAAAAAATACATGTCAATAGCAACCTCTGCCCATTCTACTTCTCTTTTCTGTCACTGTCATTCCTGTTTGTGCAGCTGCCCTGGAGAACAGGACACAATACTAACGCAGCTTACAAATCACCATAGAAAAATATACTATTTTTAATCCAGATCAATTTTCTGATCTTGTTCTGCTGTAAAAGTGTCTGACTGTTCTTGTTCTGACTGTAAAAGTGTCAGTCAGCCCTACTAGCATAATGGAAAGGGTAGTAGTTAGCAGTCAGAAGACTGTTGTCCAGGGCACTACTAATACTGAAAGAAATGCCTGTCAGATGTCATCTAACTGCTCTGAACACAACAGTAAAAAGAGCACCAAGCTAATAGGACAGGGAGAAAATGCTGTTGCAACAGAGCGTGTAGTGCCATAAATCCTTTCCTATGTCTCCTAGACAGATTCATTATTGTGGTTCTTGAGAGAGACCCAAATGaccgtcaatggcaaaaggcacagagcctgctccctcgccagggggatatcacggctttattctggggtcctgcccccactGACCGGAGCTCTTatttagctcctttcccgtccCTGCCGGTGCCAGAGAAACCAAGGCCACGGccgtcccggggctttttcccaggggggaagggcccagagacagggacaagccactgccccatcagggacaaggtgggagtggaacagagttgggttacattccagtgtggggggaTGGGCGTGGCCGAGCAtggacaaaccatgtgataccgtttccaagggggacagggaagaaaacattacaaatccaatataaaaatgaaacacaatataaaccaaattaatgcgcTATAACACattattgctattattccaCCAAACAATGAAAGCGCTtcttctgagtatttttttttttttttaaattattattcctAGAAGCTTTATGTAAGCCTGTAGCTGGACATAACATACTTCCTTGATTGCAGCCACAAACACATTAAGAGCAGAGCACTTACTTGTAAAAATGCCTTGGGGACTTTTGCCAGATCTTCTACGTACTCCTTACAGGTGTAACACAAAAAATTCTGCAACATACCCAACTGAATGTGTCAGAAAGAGATATAATTGCATAGCTATGGAGCAGCAGACTTTGGGCACACACTACTTTGGTGGTGATCAGGAACCAGGAATGGGAAAGATTCCAGCCACCAAATTTGGTTTAGAATACTGTTTTAATCCAAGCCTGAACAGGGACACTGGGCCTGCAcccttgcaaatatttttatctctaGAATTTTTAAGAATATGATAGCTGATTCGACAGCAGGGAAGTCAAGGAACACGATACTTGTTCCTCTGAACACCCGACTGAAATAGTGTTTCACTATTGTAAATAGTGCTTCCCTTTACCCAAGAACAGGGGGTttcaggagcagcactgctgtcctTTGTGCTTCCTCCCCCTCCGCTCCAGACCAGCCCGTGCCATGCCCCCGCACCCCCGCCGGGAGCCGGGCTGGGCCCCACGACGGCCCCTCCTCACCCGCACGAACAGCACGATTGCTTTCTGCTTCGCGTACAGGGCCTGGAAGGGGACGCTCCTCCCGTCCGCGTCCAGCACCAGGCAGCGGGCggcctcccacagctgctcctgctccggCCGCCGCCCGCAGCTCCGCGCCCGCCCGACCTGCTGCGTGACCGGAGGCGCTGGCGGCCCGGCCATGGGAGCGCGGAAAGGAAAGGCGGAACCGGAGCGGAAAGGCGCGGGGCGTTGTGTGACGGCGAGGAAGCGACGGGAAGTTCCCGTCCGTGGGAGAGACCTGGGGCAGCCGCTCCGCGGCCCGGGAGGAGGTAGGGAGTTGGGATGAAGAGAGCGAGCGACCTGCGGCCGAAACCGCTGCGCGTCCGTCAGCCAGAGCCGGGGTGCAGTTTGTGCCTGGCAAACACAGGAGAGTCACCCGGAGCTTCCCAGGAATGTTGTGTGAGCAGGAGCAGTGACATGGTCATACGGCCTCGAGGTTGGCGTTCTTTTTCCGGGAGGCCgcagccctgcagagggccGTAAGCGAGATACAGAACTGTTCTGGAGGAGCTGTCGAGCAGCTGTATCAGacaaaaaccacaccaaactcGGTGTCCTCGTTCATGCAAAAGCAGAGCTTCACAATGTCTTGAGAGCTGAATAGCAGAATACCTCGAATGCATGCAGAAATGAGTGTACCGttcttaaaataagaaaaacactAGGTTGTTGAAGAGTAGTGTGGTCTTTTAGACTGTAGTTTAAGCTGAAAGCTTATGAGGATGAGGGTACTTTTCTTAGtgggcagaggaaaaagaagtatCAGACAGAATAGGACTGGGGAGACTCTCCAGAAGTTATTCTGCTTTGTGAAAATCTCTGATTATATTAATTCCAAAGTTTCTCTTAACAACTGTTCCAGGGTCTGTATGTTAATGTGATTCAAACTTACACCCCTTGTGCTTTGGTTTAAATCACTGCTTTTATATTACCAGGGGTGAGCACATAGAGAAGGTTAACTCTTGCAGTTCTTTATGTCCTCACAAAGGACTGTGATTTAAAAGGTGATGAATTCAAATTAGTaaagaacttcagaaaattGTGAAACTTATAATTCTCCTAGATGCAGTTGGACCCAatgattttaaaggtcttttccaacataagtgattctatgattctgaaaGAATATGAGTATTCCCCATTGTTGTTTTCATCAGGCTTCCTTGTTCAGCTACCAGTATGCTGTCCAACACATTTCTTCCACTGGCAGTTGATGAACCAAATTCTGTGCTatgcagcagtgccctgcagttccctcagcagtgctgatggGGATGTGCTGCCTACCCCTGACtactgcaggacacagcagagaaCTGACAGCTTTTGACAGGGTTTGGTCTTCTCTTGAAGTGGATAGGCTGTAACCTTGCTGTGTTATGCCTGCAGTAAAACTGGGAAGCATTGGGCAGGACTTGGGCACAGCTCAGGACTCGATCATCTGTAGAGCTTAAACCAGGCCCTTTGCCAGTGCAGCTGGAAATCAGAAGAGGCAGTTGTACCACTGTAGGGGATCTGCTGCAACAAGCCTCTGAGTGGGAGGACACATTGGGATGAGACTGCCGATGAAAAGAATTGGGCATTGTGGTGTCACAAACTGAGAGGAGACTGCCCTGGATCAGCCTGCACATAGCTGACCTTGTACATCCAGAGAGCTAATTCTTTCTTGATTTGAAATGAAATCTCCTGAGGAGCCCCAGAGAGGCATTCTGCCTGTCTGGGAGAGGTGGTGATCTTTCCTACTAGGCCAATGAAGACTGCCTGCAGACTTTGCTTTATTTATGTAATTTGGCCTCCTTAAACTAGCTGAAGAAGCACATCCTTGACAACAGGTTTCAGCAGTATACAAGTGAGGAACAGCAACTTTCTTCTGAGGACATTTGCCGAAGTATTCTCTAAAGCCCCTCAATCAGTGTGTTTCTAACTTTTGGTAGAGAGTCTTAAGTGTTGCAagaatacaaatacaaattgTTGTCACCCCCACTTTTAtagagaaagaacagaaatgaagGCAGTTGTACTCTGGCATGTTCTCTGAAAGTGGAAACACTCAAAATCAGCAGTCATGTTCTAAAAGCTGAAGCTTAAAGCTTTCATTAATACATGCTTAACAAAAGTGCAGACATAAGTTTCACTTAGTTGTGAAGAAAAAA
Protein-coding sequences here:
- the PRXL2C gene encoding peroxiredoxin-like 2C, giving the protein MEAVESSLLEALKTRLDTALHNVIQGLVFNRMLDKVISKGSFQSKSADVRGRSLCLKQTETDSGYTLPSCGALSDKARCRDLKVCFTQEPLRSELTTTREKDENSHSLLQGDVIKGVRTGSCRCVQQYTGTNCTPALADGRAAVSAAGRSLSSSQLPTSSRAAERLPQVSPTDGNFPSLPRRHTTPRAFPLRFRLSFPRSHGRAASASGHAAGRAGAELRAAAGAGAAVGGRPLPGAGRGREERPLPGPNFLCYTCKEYVEDLAKVPKAFLQESNVRLIVIGQSSYHHIKPFCSLTGYTHEMYVDPQREIYKILGMKRGEGNKASVRSPHVKSNTFLGSIRSIWRAMTGPAFDFQGDPVQQGGALIIGPGNEVHFLHLDKNRLDHVPINTVLQLAGVKTVNFSNKPQIIDI